From Rhodoferax sp. AJA081-3, the proteins below share one genomic window:
- a CDS encoding thiamine pyrophosphate-binding protein has product MHSTPTPSTPAPHIAGHLLVQCLIEQGVTHAFGVPGESYLAVLDGFHMYREHIQFVVNRQEGGAAFMAEAHGKLTGRPGVCFVTRGPGATNACIGVHTAFQDSTPMVLLIGDVASDQRDREAFQEMDYRVMFGPSALGMAKRVERIDDAARIPEYIARAFATAMNGRPGPVVLVLPEDMLTQAVKVNPHTGALPAPLARVEPSDAWSDPGALRTLREMLMKAQRPFVIAGGSGWTPQSAQALQRFAEAWRLPVGNAFRFQDTFDNHHPQYAGDVGIGINPALAKRIGESDLVIAIGPRLGEMTTGGYTLLQAPRSKQTLVHIHASAEELNRVYQADLAIHASMRAAARSLEVLAAPKDVVWEAWAQACNADYVANLQASPIKDLPADTARGLVDMHSVITTVQKHLPGDAVLTNGAGNFASWLHRFYRYSGLAKGFKTQLAPTNGAMGYGVPAGIAAAITSKASPAAAGQGRVVFTIAGDGDFLMNGQELATAVQHGAKTIILLLNNGMYGTIRMHQEREYPQHVAGAGTSLHNPDFAALARAYGYAGVRIQRTADFEGEFLAALARPEGTLIEVMLEPELISTRVSLTGITQAALKR; this is encoded by the coding sequence ATGCATTCAACACCTACCCCCTCTACACCCGCTCCTCACATTGCTGGCCACCTGCTGGTGCAATGTCTGATTGAACAAGGCGTTACCCACGCCTTTGGAGTCCCCGGCGAAAGTTATCTGGCTGTGCTGGATGGTTTTCACATGTACCGCGAACACATCCAGTTTGTCGTCAACCGCCAAGAGGGCGGCGCCGCCTTCATGGCCGAAGCCCATGGCAAGCTGACCGGCCGCCCCGGCGTGTGTTTTGTAACGCGCGGCCCCGGCGCCACCAACGCCTGCATCGGCGTGCACACCGCGTTCCAGGACTCCACACCGATGGTGCTGCTGATCGGCGATGTCGCCAGCGACCAGCGTGACCGCGAAGCCTTTCAAGAGATGGACTACCGCGTCATGTTCGGCCCCAGCGCCCTGGGCATGGCCAAACGCGTGGAGCGCATCGACGATGCGGCCCGCATCCCCGAATACATAGCCCGCGCCTTTGCAACTGCCATGAATGGCCGCCCCGGCCCCGTGGTGCTGGTGCTACCCGAAGACATGTTGACGCAAGCCGTCAAAGTGAACCCGCACACCGGCGCGTTGCCGGCGCCCTTGGCCCGGGTAGAGCCATCCGATGCCTGGAGCGACCCCGGCGCCTTGCGCACGCTGCGCGAGATGCTGATGAAGGCCCAGCGCCCGTTTGTCATTGCCGGCGGCAGCGGCTGGACGCCCCAGTCTGCCCAGGCCTTGCAGCGTTTTGCCGAAGCCTGGCGCCTGCCAGTGGGCAATGCCTTCCGTTTCCAGGACACCTTTGACAACCACCATCCGCAGTATGCCGGTGACGTGGGCATTGGTATCAACCCCGCGCTGGCCAAACGCATTGGCGAGAGCGACCTGGTCATCGCCATCGGCCCGCGCCTGGGTGAGATGACGACCGGCGGCTACACGCTGCTGCAGGCACCGCGCAGCAAACAAACCCTGGTCCACATCCACGCCAGCGCCGAGGAGCTGAACCGCGTCTACCAGGCCGACCTGGCCATCCACGCCAGCATGCGCGCCGCGGCCCGCTCGCTGGAGGTGTTGGCAGCCCCCAAAGATGTGGTCTGGGAAGCCTGGGCGCAGGCCTGCAACGCCGACTATGTGGCCAACCTGCAAGCCAGCCCCATCAAGGACCTGCCGGCCGATACTGCGCGCGGCCTGGTCGACATGCACAGCGTCATCACCACCGTGCAAAAACATTTACCGGGTGATGCTGTGCTGACCAATGGCGCCGGCAATTTTGCCAGCTGGTTGCACCGCTTCTACCGCTACAGCGGTCTGGCCAAGGGATTCAAGACGCAATTGGCCCCCACCAATGGCGCCATGGGTTATGGCGTGCCGGCCGGCATTGCGGCGGCCATCACCAGCAAGGCCAGCCCCGCGGCGGCCGGGCAGGGCAGGGTGGTGTTCACCATAGCCGGTGACGGCGACTTTTTGATGAATGGCCAGGAGCTTGCCACCGCCGTGCAACACGGCGCCAAGACCATCATCCTGCTCTTGAACAACGGCATGTACGGCACGATTCGTATGCACCAGGAGCGCGAGTACCCGCAGCACGTGGCCGGTGCCGGCACGTCGCTGCACAACCCCGATTTCGCCGCGCTGGCCCGCGCCTATGGTTATGCCGGCGTGCGCATCCAGCGCACGGCTGACTTTGAGGGCGAGTTTCTGGCGGCGCTGGCGCGGCCCGAAGGCACACTGATCGAGGTCATGCTGGAGCCTGAGCTGATCAGCACCCGGGTGTCGCTGACGGGTATCACCCAGGCAGCGCTGAAGCGTTAA
- a CDS encoding Fic family protein: MGTPEHISLPAHAIGAAWLAKAFDVRPLGRFPVVSQIGHRRSSHIDDGFRLETFPEVMRPLPEFAQHLQFHLRHEILHLEFLSRLFKVTGPDQLQLWVLREPTGRYARRAAFLYEWLTGELLDVPENLGGNYINAIDDEKLLTASTDKVLKVARWRVNDNLPGTRFFCPSVVKTDALSAAAELDVRALFGELSAEFGEELLLRAAAWMTLRESKASFTIEGEADRSTRIQRFADVMARRTGKGPLPLKDASLAELQQEILGPTTTVVRTGLRQSPVFVGETVRYQEVVHYVAPPVRDLQDMLDGLQTFLDRTQGQSSVLRSAVAAFAFVYIHPMADGNGRIHRFLINDILRRDGVIPGPVILPVSAVITSDAGERRAYDEVLDKVSRPLMEAVRDHVEFAKVQTTYPDGVTSNLFFEAHDLARPIWRYPDLGPHVVYLSKVIARTLTEQMREESRYLRTHHRAREAIKEVVEMPDHQADRLLRSIEQNQGQLSSVLVKEMPVLTQPGVWDAVVGAVRAAFKNDGTTGDTVGRYPST; encoded by the coding sequence ATGGGTACTCCCGAGCACATATCACTCCCTGCACATGCGATTGGCGCAGCTTGGCTGGCCAAGGCGTTTGATGTGCGTCCTCTGGGGCGCTTTCCGGTCGTGAGCCAAATTGGCCATCGCCGATCCAGCCACATTGACGATGGCTTCCGCCTAGAGACTTTTCCAGAGGTCATGCGGCCATTGCCGGAGTTCGCACAGCACTTGCAATTTCATTTGCGCCATGAAATCCTGCATCTGGAGTTTCTGAGCAGACTCTTCAAGGTGACAGGGCCAGATCAGCTTCAACTTTGGGTTCTGCGTGAGCCTACGGGGCGGTATGCCCGCCGGGCAGCATTCCTGTATGAATGGCTTACGGGCGAACTGCTTGATGTGCCAGAGAATCTGGGTGGCAATTACATCAACGCGATCGATGATGAAAAGCTGCTGACTGCTTCCACTGACAAGGTGTTGAAAGTAGCCCGATGGCGGGTTAACGACAACCTGCCTGGCACCCGATTTTTTTGCCCCAGCGTGGTCAAGACGGATGCCTTGTCTGCCGCCGCCGAGCTGGACGTCCGCGCGCTGTTTGGTGAACTTTCCGCAGAATTTGGAGAAGAATTGCTGTTACGCGCGGCAGCCTGGATGACCCTGCGGGAGAGTAAGGCTAGCTTCACCATCGAGGGGGAGGCAGACCGATCCACCCGGATCCAGCGCTTTGCCGATGTCATGGCCAGGCGCACCGGCAAAGGTCCGCTTCCTCTCAAAGATGCAAGCCTGGCGGAGTTACAGCAGGAGATCCTGGGCCCCACGACCACGGTTGTCCGGACTGGCTTGAGACAGTCACCCGTGTTCGTTGGCGAGACAGTCAGGTACCAAGAGGTGGTGCACTACGTTGCGCCGCCGGTACGGGATCTGCAAGACATGCTGGATGGTTTGCAGACCTTTTTGGACCGCACCCAAGGGCAATCGTCGGTTCTGCGCAGCGCTGTGGCTGCGTTTGCCTTTGTTTACATCCACCCTATGGCCGATGGCAACGGCCGGATACACCGCTTTCTCATCAACGATATCTTGCGCCGGGATGGCGTGATCCCGGGGCCCGTGATCCTGCCCGTTTCCGCCGTAATCACTTCCGACGCCGGTGAGCGGCGCGCATATGACGAGGTTCTTGACAAGGTATCTCGCCCGTTGATGGAGGCTGTTCGCGACCATGTGGAGTTTGCAAAAGTACAGACCACTTATCCTGATGGCGTGACCTCGAACCTCTTTTTCGAGGCCCATGATCTGGCGCGACCCATCTGGCGTTATCCTGATCTTGGCCCGCATGTGGTCTACCTGTCAAAGGTGATTGCTCGCACGCTTACCGAACAGATGCGTGAAGAATCCCGCTATCTGCGGACCCACCACCGTGCGCGTGAGGCTATCAAAGAGGTTGTTGAGATGCCGGACCATCAGGCGGACCGGCTCTTACGTTCGATAGAGCAGAACCAGGGCCAACTCAGCAGTGTGTTGGTCAAGGAGATGCCAGTGCTGACACAGCCTGGTGTGTGGGACGCTGTTGTGGGTGCCGTACGTGCAGCTTTTAAAAATGATGGGACGACTGGAGACACCGTCGGCCGGTACCCGTCGACCTAG
- the phhA gene encoding phenylalanine 4-monooxygenase, whose protein sequence is MQQATPVKVKHGLAAGPAAAPQRADWTIDQGWDKYTSQEHAVWKTLYERQTKLLPGLACDDFVEGMKHLPMSADEIPNFEKLSETLMRKTGWQIVAVAGLVPDDVFFEHLANRRFPAGNFIRGAHELDYLEEPDVFHDVFGHVPMLMHPVMADFIQAYGQGGLRAQKLGKLTNLARVYWYTVEFGLVQQKEGLRIYGAGIASSFSESTFSVQSDSPNRIGFELERVMRTNYRIDDFQESYFVLDKLEDLLALANTEFAPYYARLDSGPTYQPGDVLPTDVVPHRGTGSYHRARAAAAATKV, encoded by the coding sequence ATGCAACAAGCAACACCCGTAAAGGTTAAACACGGCTTGGCAGCCGGCCCCGCGGCAGCGCCCCAGCGTGCCGACTGGACCATTGACCAAGGCTGGGACAAGTACACGTCGCAGGAACACGCGGTGTGGAAGACGCTGTACGAGCGCCAGACCAAACTCTTGCCCGGCCTGGCCTGCGACGATTTTGTGGAAGGCATGAAACACCTGCCCATGTCGGCCGATGAGATTCCCAATTTCGAAAAGCTGTCGGAGACGCTGATGCGCAAAACCGGCTGGCAGATCGTGGCCGTGGCGGGCCTGGTGCCGGACGATGTGTTTTTTGAGCACCTGGCCAATCGTCGTTTCCCGGCTGGTAATTTCATCCGCGGTGCACACGAGTTGGACTACCTGGAAGAACCCGATGTCTTCCACGACGTTTTTGGCCACGTGCCCATGTTGATGCACCCGGTGATGGCGGACTTTATTCAGGCCTATGGCCAGGGTGGCCTGCGGGCGCAAAAGCTGGGCAAGCTGACGAACCTGGCGCGGGTCTACTGGTACACCGTGGAGTTTGGCCTGGTGCAGCAGAAAGAAGGCTTGCGCATCTATGGCGCGGGTATTGCGTCTTCGTTCTCCGAGAGCACGTTCTCAGTGCAGAGCGATTCACCGAACCGCATAGGGTTCGAGTTGGAGCGTGTGATGCGCACCAACTACCGCATCGACGACTTCCAGGAAAGCTATTTCGTGCTGGACAAGCTGGAAGACCTGCTGGCCTTGGCCAATACCGAGTTTGCGCCGTATTACGCCCGCCTGGACAGCGGCCCGACCTACCAGCCGGGTGATGTGCTGCCCACCGATGTGGTGCCCCACCGCGGTACCGGCAGCTACCACCGCGCACGTGCTGCAGCGGCTGCGACCAAGGTGTAA
- a CDS encoding 4a-hydroxytetrahydrobiopterin dehydratase: MALQKLDAQEAAQQLKALPLWTFDAKVGAITREFVLADFMQAFAFMTQIAIAAEKHNHHPEWSNVYNKVLITWTTHDVHGLSSNDIALARMCDQAFAGHASAHPHS; this comes from the coding sequence ATGGCATTGCAAAAACTGGATGCGCAAGAAGCCGCGCAACAACTGAAGGCTCTGCCGCTGTGGACGTTTGACGCCAAGGTGGGCGCCATCACACGTGAATTTGTGCTGGCCGACTTTATGCAGGCCTTTGCGTTCATGACGCAGATCGCGATTGCCGCCGAAAAACACAACCACCACCCCGAGTGGAGCAATGTGTACAACAAGGTGCTGATCACCTGGACCACACACGACGTACACGGCCTGAGCAGCAACGACATCGCACTGGCCCGCATGTGTGACCAGGCGTTTGCGGGTCATGCGTCGGCGCATCCCCACAGCTAA
- the hppD gene encoding 4-hydroxyphenylpyruvate dioxygenase encodes MADLFDNPMGLMGFEFVEFASPTPGLIEPIFEQMGFKHVARHRSKDVDLYRQGDINFIINREPKSHAAYFAAEHGPCACSMAFRVRDSHKAYARALELGAQPIEIQPGPMELRLPAIKGIGGAPLYLIDRFEDGKSIYDIDFEFLPGVDRHPFGHGLKLIDHLTHNVYRGRMAYWGGFYEKIFNFREIRFFDIKGEYTGLTSRAMTAPDGMIRIPLNEEASGKTGQIEEYLMQFNGEGIQHIALICDNLVATLDSLKAAGVPLMTAPPATYYEMLEGRLPNHGEDVAALQSRGILLDGVSKEGDRRLLLQIFSATLLGPVFFEFIQRKGDDGFGEGNFKALFESLERDQLRRGVITAD; translated from the coding sequence ATGGCCGATCTTTTTGACAACCCGATGGGACTCATGGGTTTTGAGTTTGTCGAGTTTGCATCCCCCACACCTGGCTTGATAGAGCCCATTTTTGAACAAATGGGTTTTAAACATGTGGCCCGTCACCGCTCCAAAGATGTAGACCTGTACCGCCAGGGCGACATCAATTTCATCATCAACCGCGAGCCCAAGAGCCACGCCGCCTACTTCGCGGCCGAGCACGGCCCCTGCGCCTGCAGCATGGCCTTCCGCGTGCGCGATTCACACAAGGCCTATGCCCGCGCACTGGAGCTGGGCGCACAGCCCATCGAGATCCAGCCCGGCCCCATGGAGCTGCGCCTGCCGGCCATCAAGGGCATTGGTGGTGCACCGCTGTACCTGATCGACCGCTTTGAAGACGGCAAGTCCATCTACGACATCGACTTTGAATTCCTGCCCGGTGTGGACCGCCACCCCTTTGGCCATGGCCTCAAACTCATCGACCACCTGACCCACAATGTGTACCGTGGCCGCATGGCCTATTGGGGTGGTTTCTACGAGAAGATTTTTAACTTCCGCGAAATCCGTTTCTTCGACATCAAGGGTGAATACACCGGCCTCACATCCCGCGCCATGACTGCCCCTGACGGCATGATCCGCATCCCGCTGAACGAAGAAGCCTCGGGCAAGACCGGCCAGATCGAAGAGTACCTGATGCAGTTCAACGGCGAAGGCATTCAGCACATCGCCCTGATCTGCGACAACCTGGTGGCCACGCTAGACAGCCTGAAAGCGGCCGGCGTGCCGCTGATGACCGCACCCCCCGCCACCTACTACGAAATGCTGGAAGGCCGCCTGCCCAACCACGGTGAAGACGTGGCCGCGCTCCAAAGCCGCGGCATCCTGCTGGACGGCGTCAGCAAGGAAGGCGACCGCCGCCTGCTGCTACAAATTTTCTCGGCCACGTTGCTAGGCCCGGTGTTTTTTGAATTCATCCAGCGCAAGGGCGACGACGGATTTGGCGAGGGCAATTTCAAGGCTCTGTTCGAATCGCTGGAGCGCGACCAGTTGCGCCGCGGCGTTATCACGGCGGACTGA